A single window of Nasonia vitripennis strain AsymCx chromosome 4, Nvit_psr_1.1, whole genome shotgun sequence DNA harbors:
- the LOC100116045 gene encoding kinesin light chain isoform X12, translating to MDRSQDKKIEHIGRMTAMTQEEIVAGARTVAQGLEALRVEHTGLLNGLQSQEAPAARDKASIISKNIDMIELGLGEAQVMLALASHLQMVEAEKQKLRTQVRRLCQENAWLRDELAGTQQKLQASEQAVAQLEEEKRHLEFMASMRQYDPDPQPDDENAKDRPKDDPVVDLFPDDENEDRNSKSMSPTPPSQFAQQVTAGYEIPARLRTLHNLVIQYASQGRYEVAVPLCKQALEDLEKTSGHDHPDVATMLNILALVYRDQNKYKEAANLLNDALAIREKTLGENHPAVAATLNNLAVLYGKRGKYKEAEPLCKRALEIREKVLGRDHPDVAKQLNNLALLCQNQGKYEEVEQYYQRALEIYEEKLGPDDPNVAKTKNNLASCYLKQGKYKDAEVLYKQVLTRAHEREFGAIDGDNKPIWQVAEEREENKHRKRENAPYGEYGGWHKAAKVDSPTFNTTLRNLGALYRRQGKYEAAETLDDCAIRSRREALDLVKQPKVAQILGDEKGSNRRGSRTSLNNSEHEQHDEDRKHMVRAQ from the exons ATGGACCGTTCTCAAGA caaAAAAATCGAGCACATCGGTAGAATGACGGCCATGACGCAGGAGGAGATAGTGGCGGGCGCCCGAACGGTGGCCCAGGGTCTCGAGGCCCTCAGGGTCGAGCACACGGGTCTGCTGAACGGGCTGCAGTCGCAGGAGGCGCCCGCGGCCAGGGACAAGGCGAGCATCATCTCGAAGAACATCGACATGATCGAACTGGGCCTGGGAGAGGCTCAGGTGATGCTCGCACTGGCCAGCCATTTGCAGATGGTCGAGGCCGAGAAGCAGAAGCTCAGGACTCAGGTGCGCAGGCTCTGCCAGGAAAACGCTTGGTTGAGGGACGAACTCGCTGGGACACAACAGAAGCTACAGGCCAGCGAACAGGCG GTGGCACAACTAGAAGAGGAGAAGAGGCATCTGGAATTCATGGCCAGTATGAGGCAGTACGATCCAGATCCACAGCCGGACGACGAGAACGCCAAGGATCGGCCCAAGGACGATCCAGTTGTCGATCTGTTTCCCGATGACGAGAACGAGGACCGAAACAGTAAGT CAATGTCACCGACACCTCCGTCGCAGTTTGCCCAGCAAGTGACGGCCGGATACGAGATCCCGGCTCGGCTTCGTACCCTCCATAATTTGGTGATCCAATACGCCAGCCAAGGACGCTACGAGGTGGCTGTGCCACTCTGCAAGCAAGCCCTCGAGGATCTTGAGAAGACCTCGGGCCATGATCACCCCGACGTCGCGACGATGCTCAACATCCTCGCGCTCGTTTATCGTGACCAGAACAAATACAAGGAGGCCGCCAACCTCTTGAATGATGCTCTCGCCATCAGGGAAAAGACCCTCGGCGAAAATCATCCGGCGGTTGCTGCGACGCTCAACAATCTCGCCGTCCTCTACGGAAAACGAG GAAAATACAAGGAAGCCGAGCCACTCTGCAAGCGAGCGCTGGAGATCCGTGAGAAGGTCCTCGGTAGAGATCATCCGGACGTCGCTAAGCAGCTGAACAATCTCGCCCTGCTCTGTCAGAATCAGGGCAAGTACGAAGAAGTCGAGCAATACTACCAGCGAGCTTTGGAAATCTACGAAGAGAAACTTGGTCCAGATGACCCCAACGTCGCCAAGACGAAAAACAATCTCGCCTCCTGCTACCTCAAGCAGGGCAAGTACAAGGACGCCGAAGTGCTCTACAAACAAGTGCTAACCAGGGCTCACGAAAGGGAGTTCGGTGCTATCGACGGCGACAACAAGCCCATCTGGCAG GTAGCAGAAGAGCGTGAGGAGAACAAACACAGAAAGAGGGAGAACGCTCCTTACGGAGAATATGGTGGCTGGCACAAAGCGGCAAAGGTCGACTCTCCTACTTTCAATACTACCCTCAGAAACCTCGGTGCACTGTATCGAAGACAGGGCAAATACGAGGCGGCCGAGACGTTGGACGATTGTGCAATTCGATCTCGAAGAGAG GCACTGGATTTGGTGAAGCAGCCGAAGGTCGCGCAGATTCTTGGCGATGAAAAGGGTTCAAATCGCCGGGGCTCGAGGACGAGTCTGAACAACAGTGAGCACGAGCAGCACGACGAG GATCGCAAGCACATGGTTCGCGCCCAGTAA
- the LOC100116045 gene encoding kinesin light chain isoform X13 produces MDRSQDKKIEHIGRMTAMTQEEIVAGARTVAQGLEALRVEHTGLLNGLQSQEAPAARDKASIISKNIDMIELGLGEAQVMLALASHLQMVEAEKQKLRTQVRRLCQENAWLRDELAGTQQKLQASEQAVAQLEEEKRHLEFMASMRQYDPDPQPDDENAKDRPKDDPVVDLFPDDENEDRNTMSPTPPSQFAQQVTAGYEIPARLRTLHNLVIQYASQGRYEVAVPLCKQALEDLEKTSGHDHPDVATMLNILALVYRDQNKYKEAANLLNDALAIREKTLGENHPAVAATLNNLAVLYGKRGKYKEAEPLCKRALEIREKVLGRDHPDVAKQLNNLALLCQNQGKYEEVEQYYQRALEIYEEKLGPDDPNVAKTKNNLASCYLKQGKYKDAEVLYKQVLTRAHEREFGAIDGDNKPIWQVAEEREENKHRKRENAPYGEYGGWHKAAKVDSPTFNTTLRNLGALYRRQGKYEAAETLDDCAIRSRREALDLVKQPKVAQILGDEKGSNRRGSRTSLNNSEHEQHDEDRKHMVRAQ; encoded by the exons ATGGACCGTTCTCAAGA caaAAAAATCGAGCACATCGGTAGAATGACGGCCATGACGCAGGAGGAGATAGTGGCGGGCGCCCGAACGGTGGCCCAGGGTCTCGAGGCCCTCAGGGTCGAGCACACGGGTCTGCTGAACGGGCTGCAGTCGCAGGAGGCGCCCGCGGCCAGGGACAAGGCGAGCATCATCTCGAAGAACATCGACATGATCGAACTGGGCCTGGGAGAGGCTCAGGTGATGCTCGCACTGGCCAGCCATTTGCAGATGGTCGAGGCCGAGAAGCAGAAGCTCAGGACTCAGGTGCGCAGGCTCTGCCAGGAAAACGCTTGGTTGAGGGACGAACTCGCTGGGACACAACAGAAGCTACAGGCCAGCGAACAGGCG GTGGCACAACTAGAAGAGGAGAAGAGGCATCTGGAATTCATGGCCAGTATGAGGCAGTACGATCCAGATCCACAGCCGGACGACGAGAACGCCAAGGATCGGCCCAAGGACGATCCAGTTGTCGATCTGTTTCCCGATGACGAGAACGAGGACCGAAACA CAATGTCACCGACACCTCCGTCGCAGTTTGCCCAGCAAGTGACGGCCGGATACGAGATCCCGGCTCGGCTTCGTACCCTCCATAATTTGGTGATCCAATACGCCAGCCAAGGACGCTACGAGGTGGCTGTGCCACTCTGCAAGCAAGCCCTCGAGGATCTTGAGAAGACCTCGGGCCATGATCACCCCGACGTCGCGACGATGCTCAACATCCTCGCGCTCGTTTATCGTGACCAGAACAAATACAAGGAGGCCGCCAACCTCTTGAATGATGCTCTCGCCATCAGGGAAAAGACCCTCGGCGAAAATCATCCGGCGGTTGCTGCGACGCTCAACAATCTCGCCGTCCTCTACGGAAAACGAG GAAAATACAAGGAAGCCGAGCCACTCTGCAAGCGAGCGCTGGAGATCCGTGAGAAGGTCCTCGGTAGAGATCATCCGGACGTCGCTAAGCAGCTGAACAATCTCGCCCTGCTCTGTCAGAATCAGGGCAAGTACGAAGAAGTCGAGCAATACTACCAGCGAGCTTTGGAAATCTACGAAGAGAAACTTGGTCCAGATGACCCCAACGTCGCCAAGACGAAAAACAATCTCGCCTCCTGCTACCTCAAGCAGGGCAAGTACAAGGACGCCGAAGTGCTCTACAAACAAGTGCTAACCAGGGCTCACGAAAGGGAGTTCGGTGCTATCGACGGCGACAACAAGCCCATCTGGCAG GTAGCAGAAGAGCGTGAGGAGAACAAACACAGAAAGAGGGAGAACGCTCCTTACGGAGAATATGGTGGCTGGCACAAAGCGGCAAAGGTCGACTCTCCTACTTTCAATACTACCCTCAGAAACCTCGGTGCACTGTATCGAAGACAGGGCAAATACGAGGCGGCCGAGACGTTGGACGATTGTGCAATTCGATCTCGAAGAGAG GCACTGGATTTGGTGAAGCAGCCGAAGGTCGCGCAGATTCTTGGCGATGAAAAGGGTTCAAATCGCCGGGGCTCGAGGACGAGTCTGAACAACAGTGAGCACGAGCAGCACGACGAG GATCGCAAGCACATGGTTCGCGCCCAGTAA
- the LOC100116045 gene encoding kinesin light chain isoform X5 encodes MGKKIEHIGRMTAMTQEEIVAGARTVAQGLEALRVEHTGLLNGLQSQEAPAARDKASIISKNIDMIELGLGEAQVMLALASHLQMVEAEKQKLRTQVRRLCQENAWLRDELAGTQQKLQASEQAVAQLEEEKRHLEFMASMRQYDPDPQPDDENAKDRPKDDPVVDLFPDDENEDRNSKSMSPTPPSQFAQQVTAGYEIPARLRTLHNLVIQYASQGRYEVAVPLCKQALEDLEKTSGHDHPDVATMLNILALVYRDQNKYKEAANLLNDALAIREKTLGENHPAVAATLNNLAVLYGKRGKYKEAEPLCKRALEIREKVLGRDHPDVAKQLNNLALLCQNQGKYEEVEQYYQRALEIYEEKLGPDDPNVAKTKNNLASCYLKQGKYKDAEVLYKQVLTRAHEREFGAIDGDNKPIWQVAEEREENKHRKRENAPYGEYGGWHKAAKVDSPTFNTTLRNLGALYRRQGKYEAAETLDDCAIRSRRELVQQALDLVKQPKVAQILGDEKGSNRRGSRTSLNNSEHEQHDEDRKHMVRAQ; translated from the exons ATGGG caaAAAAATCGAGCACATCGGTAGAATGACGGCCATGACGCAGGAGGAGATAGTGGCGGGCGCCCGAACGGTGGCCCAGGGTCTCGAGGCCCTCAGGGTCGAGCACACGGGTCTGCTGAACGGGCTGCAGTCGCAGGAGGCGCCCGCGGCCAGGGACAAGGCGAGCATCATCTCGAAGAACATCGACATGATCGAACTGGGCCTGGGAGAGGCTCAGGTGATGCTCGCACTGGCCAGCCATTTGCAGATGGTCGAGGCCGAGAAGCAGAAGCTCAGGACTCAGGTGCGCAGGCTCTGCCAGGAAAACGCTTGGTTGAGGGACGAACTCGCTGGGACACAACAGAAGCTACAGGCCAGCGAACAGGCG GTGGCACAACTAGAAGAGGAGAAGAGGCATCTGGAATTCATGGCCAGTATGAGGCAGTACGATCCAGATCCACAGCCGGACGACGAGAACGCCAAGGATCGGCCCAAGGACGATCCAGTTGTCGATCTGTTTCCCGATGACGAGAACGAGGACCGAAACAGTAAGT CAATGTCACCGACACCTCCGTCGCAGTTTGCCCAGCAAGTGACGGCCGGATACGAGATCCCGGCTCGGCTTCGTACCCTCCATAATTTGGTGATCCAATACGCCAGCCAAGGACGCTACGAGGTGGCTGTGCCACTCTGCAAGCAAGCCCTCGAGGATCTTGAGAAGACCTCGGGCCATGATCACCCCGACGTCGCGACGATGCTCAACATCCTCGCGCTCGTTTATCGTGACCAGAACAAATACAAGGAGGCCGCCAACCTCTTGAATGATGCTCTCGCCATCAGGGAAAAGACCCTCGGCGAAAATCATCCGGCGGTTGCTGCGACGCTCAACAATCTCGCCGTCCTCTACGGAAAACGAG GAAAATACAAGGAAGCCGAGCCACTCTGCAAGCGAGCGCTGGAGATCCGTGAGAAGGTCCTCGGTAGAGATCATCCGGACGTCGCTAAGCAGCTGAACAATCTCGCCCTGCTCTGTCAGAATCAGGGCAAGTACGAAGAAGTCGAGCAATACTACCAGCGAGCTTTGGAAATCTACGAAGAGAAACTTGGTCCAGATGACCCCAACGTCGCCAAGACGAAAAACAATCTCGCCTCCTGCTACCTCAAGCAGGGCAAGTACAAGGACGCCGAAGTGCTCTACAAACAAGTGCTAACCAGGGCTCACGAAAGGGAGTTCGGTGCTATCGACGGCGACAACAAGCCCATCTGGCAG GTAGCAGAAGAGCGTGAGGAGAACAAACACAGAAAGAGGGAGAACGCTCCTTACGGAGAATATGGTGGCTGGCACAAAGCGGCAAAGGTCGACTCTCCTACTTTCAATACTACCCTCAGAAACCTCGGTGCACTGTATCGAAGACAGGGCAAATACGAGGCGGCCGAGACGTTGGACGATTGTGCAATTCGATCTCGAAGAGAG CTTGTCCAGCAG GCACTGGATTTGGTGAAGCAGCCGAAGGTCGCGCAGATTCTTGGCGATGAAAAGGGTTCAAATCGCCGGGGCTCGAGGACGAGTCTGAACAACAGTGAGCACGAGCAGCACGACGAG GATCGCAAGCACATGGTTCGCGCCCAGTAA
- the LOC100116045 gene encoding kinesin light chain isoform X6 encodes MGKKIEHIGRMTAMTQEEIVAGARTVAQGLEALRVEHTGLLNGLQSQEAPAARDKASIISKNIDMIELGLGEAQVMLALASHLQMVEAEKQKLRTQVRRLCQENAWLRDELAGTQQKLQASEQAVAQLEEEKRHLEFMASMRQYDPDPQPDDENAKDRPKDDPVVDLFPDDENEDRNSKSMSPTPPSQFAQQVTAGYEIPARLRTLHNLVIQYASQGRYEVAVPLCKQALEDLEKTSGHDHPDVATMLNILALVYRDQNKYKEAANLLNDALAIREKTLGENHPAVAATLNNLAVLYGKRGKYKEAEPLCKRALEIREKVLGRDHPDVAKQLNNLALLCQNQGKYEEVEQYYQRALEIYEEKLGPDDPNVAKTKNNLASCYLKQGKYKDAEVLYKQVLTRAHEREFGAIDGDNKPIWQVAEEREENKHRKRENAPYGEYGGWHKAAKVDSPTFNTTLRNLGALYRRQGKYEAAETLDDCAIRSRREALDLVKQPKVAQILGDEKGSNRRGSRTSLNNSEHEQHDEDRKHMVRAQ; translated from the exons ATGGG caaAAAAATCGAGCACATCGGTAGAATGACGGCCATGACGCAGGAGGAGATAGTGGCGGGCGCCCGAACGGTGGCCCAGGGTCTCGAGGCCCTCAGGGTCGAGCACACGGGTCTGCTGAACGGGCTGCAGTCGCAGGAGGCGCCCGCGGCCAGGGACAAGGCGAGCATCATCTCGAAGAACATCGACATGATCGAACTGGGCCTGGGAGAGGCTCAGGTGATGCTCGCACTGGCCAGCCATTTGCAGATGGTCGAGGCCGAGAAGCAGAAGCTCAGGACTCAGGTGCGCAGGCTCTGCCAGGAAAACGCTTGGTTGAGGGACGAACTCGCTGGGACACAACAGAAGCTACAGGCCAGCGAACAGGCG GTGGCACAACTAGAAGAGGAGAAGAGGCATCTGGAATTCATGGCCAGTATGAGGCAGTACGATCCAGATCCACAGCCGGACGACGAGAACGCCAAGGATCGGCCCAAGGACGATCCAGTTGTCGATCTGTTTCCCGATGACGAGAACGAGGACCGAAACAGTAAGT CAATGTCACCGACACCTCCGTCGCAGTTTGCCCAGCAAGTGACGGCCGGATACGAGATCCCGGCTCGGCTTCGTACCCTCCATAATTTGGTGATCCAATACGCCAGCCAAGGACGCTACGAGGTGGCTGTGCCACTCTGCAAGCAAGCCCTCGAGGATCTTGAGAAGACCTCGGGCCATGATCACCCCGACGTCGCGACGATGCTCAACATCCTCGCGCTCGTTTATCGTGACCAGAACAAATACAAGGAGGCCGCCAACCTCTTGAATGATGCTCTCGCCATCAGGGAAAAGACCCTCGGCGAAAATCATCCGGCGGTTGCTGCGACGCTCAACAATCTCGCCGTCCTCTACGGAAAACGAG GAAAATACAAGGAAGCCGAGCCACTCTGCAAGCGAGCGCTGGAGATCCGTGAGAAGGTCCTCGGTAGAGATCATCCGGACGTCGCTAAGCAGCTGAACAATCTCGCCCTGCTCTGTCAGAATCAGGGCAAGTACGAAGAAGTCGAGCAATACTACCAGCGAGCTTTGGAAATCTACGAAGAGAAACTTGGTCCAGATGACCCCAACGTCGCCAAGACGAAAAACAATCTCGCCTCCTGCTACCTCAAGCAGGGCAAGTACAAGGACGCCGAAGTGCTCTACAAACAAGTGCTAACCAGGGCTCACGAAAGGGAGTTCGGTGCTATCGACGGCGACAACAAGCCCATCTGGCAG GTAGCAGAAGAGCGTGAGGAGAACAAACACAGAAAGAGGGAGAACGCTCCTTACGGAGAATATGGTGGCTGGCACAAAGCGGCAAAGGTCGACTCTCCTACTTTCAATACTACCCTCAGAAACCTCGGTGCACTGTATCGAAGACAGGGCAAATACGAGGCGGCCGAGACGTTGGACGATTGTGCAATTCGATCTCGAAGAGAG GCACTGGATTTGGTGAAGCAGCCGAAGGTCGCGCAGATTCTTGGCGATGAAAAGGGTTCAAATCGCCGGGGCTCGAGGACGAGTCTGAACAACAGTGAGCACGAGCAGCACGACGAG GATCGCAAGCACATGGTTCGCGCCCAGTAA
- the LOC100116045 gene encoding kinesin light chain isoform X9, whose translation MDRSQDKKIEHIGRMTAMTQEEIVAGARTVAQGLEALRVEHTGLLNGLQSQEAPAARDKASIISKNIDMIELGLGEAQVMLALASHLQMVEAEKQKLRTQVRRLCQENAWLRDELAGTQQKLQASEQAVAQLEEEKRHLEFMASMRQYDPDPQPDDENAKDRPKDDPVVDLFPDDENEDRNTMSPTPPSQFAQQVTAGYEIPARLRTLHNLVIQYASQGRYEVAVPLCKQALEDLEKTSGHDHPDVATMLNILALVYRDQNKYKEAANLLNDALAIREKTLGENHPAVAATLNNLAVLYGKRGKYKEAEPLCKRALEIREKVLGRDHPDVAKQLNNLALLCQNQGKYEEVEQYYQRALEIYEEKLGPDDPNVAKTKNNLASCYLKQGKYKDAEVLYKQVLTRAHEREFGAIDGDNKPIWQVAEEREENKHRKRENAPYGEYGGWHKAAKVDSPTFNTTLRNLGALYRRQGKYEAAETLDDCAIRSRRELVQQALDLVKQPKVAQILGDEKGSNRRGSRTSLNNSEHEQHDEGSMPLVQRALMHEGQPGHHDASPNKPGFKNKIFNVLGLNPST comes from the exons ATGGACCGTTCTCAAGA caaAAAAATCGAGCACATCGGTAGAATGACGGCCATGACGCAGGAGGAGATAGTGGCGGGCGCCCGAACGGTGGCCCAGGGTCTCGAGGCCCTCAGGGTCGAGCACACGGGTCTGCTGAACGGGCTGCAGTCGCAGGAGGCGCCCGCGGCCAGGGACAAGGCGAGCATCATCTCGAAGAACATCGACATGATCGAACTGGGCCTGGGAGAGGCTCAGGTGATGCTCGCACTGGCCAGCCATTTGCAGATGGTCGAGGCCGAGAAGCAGAAGCTCAGGACTCAGGTGCGCAGGCTCTGCCAGGAAAACGCTTGGTTGAGGGACGAACTCGCTGGGACACAACAGAAGCTACAGGCCAGCGAACAGGCG GTGGCACAACTAGAAGAGGAGAAGAGGCATCTGGAATTCATGGCCAGTATGAGGCAGTACGATCCAGATCCACAGCCGGACGACGAGAACGCCAAGGATCGGCCCAAGGACGATCCAGTTGTCGATCTGTTTCCCGATGACGAGAACGAGGACCGAAACA CAATGTCACCGACACCTCCGTCGCAGTTTGCCCAGCAAGTGACGGCCGGATACGAGATCCCGGCTCGGCTTCGTACCCTCCATAATTTGGTGATCCAATACGCCAGCCAAGGACGCTACGAGGTGGCTGTGCCACTCTGCAAGCAAGCCCTCGAGGATCTTGAGAAGACCTCGGGCCATGATCACCCCGACGTCGCGACGATGCTCAACATCCTCGCGCTCGTTTATCGTGACCAGAACAAATACAAGGAGGCCGCCAACCTCTTGAATGATGCTCTCGCCATCAGGGAAAAGACCCTCGGCGAAAATCATCCGGCGGTTGCTGCGACGCTCAACAATCTCGCCGTCCTCTACGGAAAACGAG GAAAATACAAGGAAGCCGAGCCACTCTGCAAGCGAGCGCTGGAGATCCGTGAGAAGGTCCTCGGTAGAGATCATCCGGACGTCGCTAAGCAGCTGAACAATCTCGCCCTGCTCTGTCAGAATCAGGGCAAGTACGAAGAAGTCGAGCAATACTACCAGCGAGCTTTGGAAATCTACGAAGAGAAACTTGGTCCAGATGACCCCAACGTCGCCAAGACGAAAAACAATCTCGCCTCCTGCTACCTCAAGCAGGGCAAGTACAAGGACGCCGAAGTGCTCTACAAACAAGTGCTAACCAGGGCTCACGAAAGGGAGTTCGGTGCTATCGACGGCGACAACAAGCCCATCTGGCAG GTAGCAGAAGAGCGTGAGGAGAACAAACACAGAAAGAGGGAGAACGCTCCTTACGGAGAATATGGTGGCTGGCACAAAGCGGCAAAGGTCGACTCTCCTACTTTCAATACTACCCTCAGAAACCTCGGTGCACTGTATCGAAGACAGGGCAAATACGAGGCGGCCGAGACGTTGGACGATTGTGCAATTCGATCTCGAAGAGAG CTTGTCCAGCAG GCACTGGATTTGGTGAAGCAGCCGAAGGTCGCGCAGATTCTTGGCGATGAAAAGGGTTCAAATCGCCGGGGCTCGAGGACGAGTCTGAACAACAGTGAGCACGAGCAGCACGACGAG GGCTCCATGCCACTGGTTCAAAGGGCGCTGATGCACGAAGGACAGCCCGGCCATCACGACGCTAGTCCTAACAAACCTGgttttaaaaacaagatctttAACGTTCTGGGCCTAAATCCCTCCACGTAG
- the LOC100116045 gene encoding kinesin light chain isoform X8, which yields MDRSQDKKIEHIGRMTAMTQEEIVAGARTVAQGLEALRVEHTGLLNGLQSQEAPAARDKASIISKNIDMIELGLGEAQVMLALASHLQMVEAEKQKLRTQVRRLCQENAWLRDELAGTQQKLQASEQAVAQLEEEKRHLEFMASMRQYDPDPQPDDENAKDRPKDDPVVDLFPDDENEDRNSKSMSPTPPSQFAQQVTAGYEIPARLRTLHNLVIQYASQGRYEVAVPLCKQALEDLEKTSGHDHPDVATMLNILALVYRDQNKYKEAANLLNDALAIREKTLGENHPAVAATLNNLAVLYGKRGKYKEAEPLCKRALEIREKVLGRDHPDVAKQLNNLALLCQNQGKYEEVEQYYQRALEIYEEKLGPDDPNVAKTKNNLASCYLKQGKYKDAEVLYKQVLTRAHEREFGAIDGDNKPIWQVAEEREENKHRKRENAPYGEYGGWHKAAKVDSPTFNTTLRNLGALYRRQGKYEAAETLDDCAIRSRRELVQQALDLVKQPKVAQILGDEKGSNRRGSRTSLNNSEHEQHDEGSMPLVQRALMHEGQPGHHDASPNKPGFKNKIFNVLGLNPST from the exons ATGGACCGTTCTCAAGA caaAAAAATCGAGCACATCGGTAGAATGACGGCCATGACGCAGGAGGAGATAGTGGCGGGCGCCCGAACGGTGGCCCAGGGTCTCGAGGCCCTCAGGGTCGAGCACACGGGTCTGCTGAACGGGCTGCAGTCGCAGGAGGCGCCCGCGGCCAGGGACAAGGCGAGCATCATCTCGAAGAACATCGACATGATCGAACTGGGCCTGGGAGAGGCTCAGGTGATGCTCGCACTGGCCAGCCATTTGCAGATGGTCGAGGCCGAGAAGCAGAAGCTCAGGACTCAGGTGCGCAGGCTCTGCCAGGAAAACGCTTGGTTGAGGGACGAACTCGCTGGGACACAACAGAAGCTACAGGCCAGCGAACAGGCG GTGGCACAACTAGAAGAGGAGAAGAGGCATCTGGAATTCATGGCCAGTATGAGGCAGTACGATCCAGATCCACAGCCGGACGACGAGAACGCCAAGGATCGGCCCAAGGACGATCCAGTTGTCGATCTGTTTCCCGATGACGAGAACGAGGACCGAAACAGTAAGT CAATGTCACCGACACCTCCGTCGCAGTTTGCCCAGCAAGTGACGGCCGGATACGAGATCCCGGCTCGGCTTCGTACCCTCCATAATTTGGTGATCCAATACGCCAGCCAAGGACGCTACGAGGTGGCTGTGCCACTCTGCAAGCAAGCCCTCGAGGATCTTGAGAAGACCTCGGGCCATGATCACCCCGACGTCGCGACGATGCTCAACATCCTCGCGCTCGTTTATCGTGACCAGAACAAATACAAGGAGGCCGCCAACCTCTTGAATGATGCTCTCGCCATCAGGGAAAAGACCCTCGGCGAAAATCATCCGGCGGTTGCTGCGACGCTCAACAATCTCGCCGTCCTCTACGGAAAACGAG GAAAATACAAGGAAGCCGAGCCACTCTGCAAGCGAGCGCTGGAGATCCGTGAGAAGGTCCTCGGTAGAGATCATCCGGACGTCGCTAAGCAGCTGAACAATCTCGCCCTGCTCTGTCAGAATCAGGGCAAGTACGAAGAAGTCGAGCAATACTACCAGCGAGCTTTGGAAATCTACGAAGAGAAACTTGGTCCAGATGACCCCAACGTCGCCAAGACGAAAAACAATCTCGCCTCCTGCTACCTCAAGCAGGGCAAGTACAAGGACGCCGAAGTGCTCTACAAACAAGTGCTAACCAGGGCTCACGAAAGGGAGTTCGGTGCTATCGACGGCGACAACAAGCCCATCTGGCAG GTAGCAGAAGAGCGTGAGGAGAACAAACACAGAAAGAGGGAGAACGCTCCTTACGGAGAATATGGTGGCTGGCACAAAGCGGCAAAGGTCGACTCTCCTACTTTCAATACTACCCTCAGAAACCTCGGTGCACTGTATCGAAGACAGGGCAAATACGAGGCGGCCGAGACGTTGGACGATTGTGCAATTCGATCTCGAAGAGAG CTTGTCCAGCAG GCACTGGATTTGGTGAAGCAGCCGAAGGTCGCGCAGATTCTTGGCGATGAAAAGGGTTCAAATCGCCGGGGCTCGAGGACGAGTCTGAACAACAGTGAGCACGAGCAGCACGACGAG GGCTCCATGCCACTGGTTCAAAGGGCGCTGATGCACGAAGGACAGCCCGGCCATCACGACGCTAGTCCTAACAAACCTGgttttaaaaacaagatctttAACGTTCTGGGCCTAAATCCCTCCACGTAG